Part of the Tolypothrix sp. PCC 7910 genome, TTAGGTTCCATAGAAAGAGATGGAGAATGGGAACTAGCAGCAGCTAAAGTACCATCTACTCCACAAGAAGCTGTTGGTGGTTTGCGGGTGATCACAGGTGCGGGTATTTACTTACCTAAAGATTACACTCCCGCAGGTAAGGCTGGTGACACAGACTTTGCTATTGCTGCTGCTAAACCTGAAATATTAAAAACTTGGTCTGACATGATGCCAGTACCTTCGGCAACATACATGGCAGCAACTACAACGTTTACGCCCTATCCATTTTACGATCCACTGCTGACATACACGTTGCCCAAACCATCTGAGTTTCAACCATACTTAAAAATGCGGGCAACAGCGGTTTATCACTATAAAGATGATCCTAGTACTTACAGTGCGACAAGCCCTACACCAATCGCCTGTGTTAGTAGCTACTATGACCCTACTAACAGCACTACAGCGCAAAATATCACAACATTCGCGACTAAGACATTACCTACTCCCAACAATGCCAGTGGTTTATCTAACAATGGCGTAGTCTACGATGCTCCTAGTAAGTCTGTTACCGATTATCAATCAGCACTGGACTACCAAGCCTTATTAAAATACTCCAATGGGCGTTGGGTAAATGAGCCACTCAAAAATGCTTTAGCAAAAACAGCAGCAAATCGAACTATTTCTGATAAGTCTGCTATTGATTCGGCAATTTGCGCTCTGCAAATTTTAGACGGTACTCTTTCGGTTCAAGCTACACCTAAGGTTCCCCACGGCGCAATTAAAGAAATCACCTTTTTGGATGGTAGGCAAGTTCGAGCCATTGATGCAACTACAGGTAGTGGAAATTACGACTTAGCTGTAAAAGACAGACAACCCATAGAAATTCGTGCCACAGTTCTCGATCTGAATTTGCTACGGGGAAAAACAGTTGGGCCTTCAGGACAAGGAAGTGCACAAGAATATTTACTACCCAATAGCGGTATCATCTACGCTACTCGTGATGGTGCGCTCATAGATAGTAGTGATACTTCACCAACTATTTCACCTGTAGACTTCAAACTTGACCCAACTCGCCGGCCAAACGGTATTATGCTGGTCAATGGTTCAGAACTGGTACGTCAAAATAATTACCGAGATGCAGAAAAAGGACTGATTTTAGCTTCTAATTTGCCTGTTTACATCGAAGGTAATTTTAACCTACACACTCAACAAGAATTCACAACAGCACTGACAAGTAATTGGAGTAACTTTTATACACGTACCAAAGCTAACCTAAATCCTAATTTTGCCTGTCGTCCAAGTGACCCTAGACTGCCCAATTGTACTACCGGCGACAAATGGCGACCTGCTGCTGTATTGTCCGATGCGGTTACCTTACTTTCTGGCAACTTTAGAGAAGGTTTCCGTAATGAGGGAGACTATGATTTAAATGATAATTCGGGGAGTAGTGACTATACTGCTGCCAGAACTGCCAGCAAGTTAGGAATCAATGCTTATGCTCCTCAAGCTCAATGGTTTGATTCCAACACTGGTTTCCCTAAAGACTTCGACACATCTACAACTGGGGTTCAGGGTAGTTCCTACGTCACTAACTTTGTGACACCAATTGTTAGGCGCATCCAAGTTGGTGAGTACGCAACAGAATCTTGTGTGGCTGCTAATGTTAATGATTGTCGTACTGACCCCAAACAATGGAAAATTTCCACAGCGAATTCATTAAATGGAAATGGCAATAATAATTGGAAGGATACTGGTAATTCCGATGGTATTATTGGTCAACCATTAAATTCCTTAAAAACAGGTTCCTTGGGAGCAGAACCCAGTGATACATACGCAGGTTTTCCAAGAAGAATTTCTTTTGCTAGAAATGGTGATGGTTCATTAAAGTTACAAGATGGTTTGCCAATTTATTATGGAATTGGTGATAATGGCAAACTAGACGAATTTCCAGTCTCAACTTTAAGTACCAAGAAACCTCGTCTCACAGTAGACGCAGCAGGTAATAAAGTGATCATTCCTTGGTTTAGGCCAAAAGCTGATGGTACCTATGAACCTGTTCTACAAATCAACACACCTTTTGACACAGATACAGACACTAGTCAACAGGATACGTTAGGTATTGTTGGTACTAATAATAAGCATGAAAACTGGTTGCAAGTAGCATTGCCCTCAACCGGAACCACCTTTAATGTGATTATTGCATCAGGAGACACCCCTGCTCGTTCCACAGAAGATAATGGCGGATTACACAACTTCCCCCGCTTTTTGGAGAACTGGAACCCCACAGGAACAGCAGGAGATGCTTATCCAACAATTATTACTGGTTCTTTCATGCAGATGAAACGCAGTGCCTATGCTAACGCACCATTTCTGCCTACATTCACCAACTCTACATACGCTATAGAAAATAGTAGTGGTAGGCTACCTTTCTATATGCCTCCCACAAGGCAGTGGGGTTATGATGTAGCACTACTATCTCAGTCACCAGACTTGTTTGCCCAAAAATTAGTCAGAATTCCAGACGATGCACCCGATGAATATGTCAGGGAAGTTGGGCGAGATGACAATTGGGTGAAGACTTTGTTGTGTGCCAAAAAAGCTGATGATACTTATGCTGTGGATGCGGATCAGCGTCCTAGTTGCAGTTAGTAATGCAGGCTAATTATAGGTTTGTAGTAAGCACATAATTCCTTACTACAAACATATTTATTCCTCAAAATTCATGAAATTAACCAGGAATTTCCATATTTTAGAAGTTGGTGAATAGCTATGATTCAGCACAAACAACAAACAACAATTCCCCACACTGGTGAGTCTGGTTTTACGATTATTGAATCCTTAATCGCAATGCTTGTTGCTTCTGTTTTATTGGTTTCAATCGCACCTGTGATAGTTTTAGGAACTGCAACTCGCGTACAAGCTAGACGGATAGAACTAGGCACTCAAGCCGCAAGAACATATATTGATGGCGTGAGAACAGGAGTGATTTCTGCCCCCGCAACGACTAGCTCAGGTACAACTTTAAATGCATCCGATCCTCCAACAGTAGGCAGTTTAACCTGTGATGCCAATGCATACTGTACGGTACCTGCCACCCCTGCTAGTAACTTGTACTGTATAGATGGTGATGGTAGTGGTGGTTGTACTGTCGGTAATAGTAAAGACTTACTCATCCAAGCATTTCGTTATAACACTGCTTCCAGCAGTGCTACTGCTGGCTATCAATTAGGTGTACGAGTTTATAGAGCCGACGGATTTAGATCAGATGGTAGTTTGAAAAAGGCACCTAGTAAGCAAGCAACTTTCACTGGGGGAATGGGCGATCGCAAAGCGCCATTGGTAGAAATGACAACGGCGATCAATCCTCAAACCAATTCATTTAATGATTTGTGCAACCGCCTCAAAAACGTCAGCAATGCAGCTTCAAATTCTTCATGCAACTAAGCATCAACGTTTGGAATAGAGAATATTCACCATGAATCCCATCCAATTTCTGCTTGGTATCCAGATTAAACGCAATAAGTTGCTTTCCGAAGGCGGTTTTACCCTCATTGAACTGCTAATAGGCATGGTCATAGCTGTGCTTGTCATCACACCTTTGCTGGGATTCATGGTTAACATCTTGAACACGGATCGCCAAGAGCAAGCAAAATCAACTTCTGAACAAGAAATTCAAACTGCACTCGATTATATTTCTCGTGATTTACAGCAGGCCGTATATATCTACGATGCTACAGGTGTTGATGCTATTAAAGCCCAGCTACCTAGTCCCACTGCGACAGATAGAGTTCCTGTTTTGGTTTTTTGGAAACGAGAGTTTATCGGGCAAGCACTTACAGCGGCAGATACAAACAAAGATGATACTTTTGTTTACTCATTAGTTGCCTACTACTTAATTAAAGACAATGACGCAACTTGGTCTAAAGCTGCTCGTATTGCTAGGTGGCAAGTTAGAGATGGAGTCTTAAGTACTGATGCTAGTGCCGTTACTTGTAATGGATATAGCGGCAAATATGTGAGTAATAGTTATTGTCCTAGTTCAGGTTTTGCGCCATTTAATTTTGATGGAGCCGGTACAATTGAGCAAAAGATGAATAGCTGGACAAGATTAAGCTCTTATACCACAACAACAACAAATCCAGATGGCACCAAAACTACACAGACGACAAATGTAAGTTATGGAAATACTCCTTTAGTATTAGTAGACTACATAGATCAAACTACTACTGGAGCGCCATCTGCAACCTGCTCCACTGGGACAAAAGTAGCACCAGCGAGTTTCGTTGATCCAAGTAATGCAACAAGTAACATGACCAGCTTTTATGCTTGTGTAGATAGAGCAAATACAACAGCACAAGTATTTATACGGGGCAATGCACTTGCACGTCTGCAAAGTACAAACTTTGCTTACAACGCTAGCAAGAAAAATTATTTTCCTAGCGTAAATATGCGGGTACAAGGACGAGGATTTTTATTCACCAAGTAAATCTATCAATAACAGTAATCATTTATTAATGACAGGTGAATATGAGCAAGTTAAGTTTGAAGTTATTGCCAAGAGGGGGAAGTAATCGAGTTTCCCAGAAATCGTTCGCTACAAATCAAGTGGCTGGCTTTACTATGGTGGAACTCGTAGTCATAGTACTAATCATCGGAATTTTATCAGCGATCGCAGCTCCTAGCTGGTTTGCTTTTACAAATCGACAGCGACTAAATAAAGCTAGCGATAAAATTGTAGCTGCTTTACAAGAAGCTCAACGACAAGCAAAACTTAGTAAACGTAACTATAGTGTCAGCTTTCAAAACAACAACTTGCCAGTAATAGCCATTCATCGCGCAGATACTACACCAACTAACTGGCAGAATTTAGGAGTAGATGTAGGAGTTCAGCCAGAGCAAGTAAGACTGGGAACAAATCTCAGTGACGCAAATACTCTATCTTCTCCTAGCACTGTAGCCTTTACTAATTTGACTACAGCAAAAAGCATCACTTTTGACTATATGGGTATTTTAGCCTCTAAAACGAATGGTAGTGCTGCTGACACAGGTTTAAAAGTTGTTGTGACCTTACCAAACTCCAGTGGCATAAAAAGATGCGTCATTTTAGAAACCCTACTTGGAGGGATGCGAACTGGTAAAGATACTCAATGTAATTGAAACGCGCTTAATCAAATCGATATTAAAAAAACCCGAGAAATACGGAAGTAAACATAAAACATACAGATGACAATAGAAATAGCAAAGATATACCTTTGCTATTTTTTTCTGTTTATAGGTTGTGGGTGATAACACCCTTAGTTCTGTGGATATCATCTAAGTTTGGACACAAAGAACTTAGGATATTTCACACATTTATATATAAATCCATTCGGTGTGCGCTACTCTCAAAACGACATTATTTTAAGTATTTACTGGGAAATTACTGATGAGCAAAAGCATTGACTTTACTGTAGCTATCCCTACTTATAATGGTGGAAGTCGTTTACCCGAACTCCTAGAACGGTTACGTAATCAACTCTATACCGAAAACATTTCTTGGGAAATTATTGTTGTAGATAATAATAGTACAGATAATACAGCAGAAGTTGTTAGAAAATTTCAAGCTTCTTGGCAATGTCCTTACCCCTTAAAATATTTCTTTGAAGATAAGCAGGGCGCAGCTTATGCTAGAAAACTTGCTATTGCACAAGCCAGAGGTAAGTTGATTGGGTTTCTTGATGATGATAATTATCCTGTTGCTAATTGGGTGTCAGTTGC contains:
- the hpsC gene encoding hormogonium polysaccharide secretion pseudopilin HpsC: MNPIQFLLGIQIKRNKLLSEGGFTLIELLIGMVIAVLVITPLLGFMVNILNTDRQEQAKSTSEQEIQTALDYISRDLQQAVYIYDATGVDAIKAQLPSPTATDRVPVLVFWKREFIGQALTAADTNKDDTFVYSLVAYYLIKDNDATWSKAARIARWQVRDGVLSTDASAVTCNGYSGKYVSNSYCPSSGFAPFNFDGAGTIEQKMNSWTRLSSYTTTTTNPDGTKTTQTTNVSYGNTPLVLVDYIDQTTTGAPSATCSTGTKVAPASFVDPSNATSNMTSFYACVDRANTTAQVFIRGNALARLQSTNFAYNASKKNYFPSVNMRVQGRGFLFTK
- the hpsB gene encoding hormogonium polysaccharide secretion pseudopilin HpsB translates to MIQHKQQTTIPHTGESGFTIIESLIAMLVASVLLVSIAPVIVLGTATRVQARRIELGTQAARTYIDGVRTGVISAPATTSSGTTLNASDPPTVGSLTCDANAYCTVPATPASNLYCIDGDGSGGCTVGNSKDLLIQAFRYNTASSSATAGYQLGVRVYRADGFRSDGSLKKAPSKQATFTGGMGDRKAPLVEMTTAINPQTNSFNDLCNRLKNVSNAASNSSCN
- the hpsA gene encoding hormogonium polysaccharide biosynthesis protein HpsA, with product MSSKRHLFKATQKLFKQFFKHSVSAIKKQIIWLLRTIFHTRKRRGAVNAGFVLPTVAMVALVVVLLTTAILFRSFERSKNASNVRVNEAVLNAAAPAIDRAKSKLNKLLTDGRLPRATPTDAALQGAFNTYINEYTLGDETQLKLTLSTSEKAKRTETDEKNKELKSAWMYPVDTDNNGLFDSYTLYGIYYTNPPLNNGTYKYARNPLEARTTPMVIAGVGDACKDTNGTSATLVGNSGWFKIGSKLKKAFFVYTASVPITNTGTLPTGYERYKGNKGFSAIEYQQERVQLPLVNNAVVYEDDLAITPGNAFRLNGRIITNSNLLARARNISDRSVALFQISSPDSCFYEADNAKIIVAGNLASGTFIANSTNTDDGPLIHLFNGKGVDPTSGNNPNITGSNIKAQVSVTETSPNIAYNSLAYAQRINLLVDAQMGNAITTDPQEIKQGITDKKTKLGLASPSTYTQSDPIRRQQIELYFKRRTRRVPNAETNILGSYTTATVLQKSNDASGNALPDTLRPPNEWIYPYATSDGTSKSAGGVTYSNLTLNTASSKLLPSATEPTKLEKERQGREQYVGDRISVGNNLPELWWNGSKFVGPNKEDTQNLSSTYWNDPDESTTSNIRTRRSQIQQLADLGSIERDGEWELAAAKVPSTPQEAVGGLRVITGAGIYLPKDYTPAGKAGDTDFAIAAAKPEILKTWSDMMPVPSATYMAATTTFTPYPFYDPLLTYTLPKPSEFQPYLKMRATAVYHYKDDPSTYSATSPTPIACVSSYYDPTNSTTAQNITTFATKTLPTPNNASGLSNNGVVYDAPSKSVTDYQSALDYQALLKYSNGRWVNEPLKNALAKTAANRTISDKSAIDSAICALQILDGTLSVQATPKVPHGAIKEITFLDGRQVRAIDATTGSGNYDLAVKDRQPIEIRATVLDLNLLRGKTVGPSGQGSAQEYLLPNSGIIYATRDGALIDSSDTSPTISPVDFKLDPTRRPNGIMLVNGSELVRQNNYRDAEKGLILASNLPVYIEGNFNLHTQQEFTTALTSNWSNFYTRTKANLNPNFACRPSDPRLPNCTTGDKWRPAAVLSDAVTLLSGNFREGFRNEGDYDLNDNSGSSDYTAARTASKLGINAYAPQAQWFDSNTGFPKDFDTSTTGVQGSSYVTNFVTPIVRRIQVGEYATESCVAANVNDCRTDPKQWKISTANSLNGNGNNNWKDTGNSDGIIGQPLNSLKTGSLGAEPSDTYAGFPRRISFARNGDGSLKLQDGLPIYYGIGDNGKLDEFPVSTLSTKKPRLTVDAAGNKVIIPWFRPKADGTYEPVLQINTPFDTDTDTSQQDTLGIVGTNNKHENWLQVALPSTGTTFNVIIASGDTPARSTEDNGGLHNFPRFLENWNPTGTAGDAYPTIITGSFMQMKRSAYANAPFLPTFTNSTYAIENSSGRLPFYMPPTRQWGYDVALLSQSPDLFAQKLVRIPDDAPDEYVREVGRDDNWVKTLLCAKKADDTYAVDADQRPSCS
- a CDS encoding Tfp pilus assembly protein FimT/FimU; protein product: MSKLSLKLLPRGGSNRVSQKSFATNQVAGFTMVELVVIVLIIGILSAIAAPSWFAFTNRQRLNKASDKIVAALQEAQRQAKLSKRNYSVSFQNNNLPVIAIHRADTTPTNWQNLGVDVGVQPEQVRLGTNLSDANTLSSPSTVAFTNLTTAKSITFDYMGILASKTNGSAADTGLKVVVTLPNSSGIKRCVILETLLGGMRTGKDTQCN